A region from the Felis catus isolate Fca126 chromosome F1, F.catus_Fca126_mat1.0, whole genome shotgun sequence genome encodes:
- the SLC30A1 gene encoding zinc transporter 1 has translation MGCWGRNRGRLLCMLMLTFMFMVLEVVVSRVTSSLAMLSDSFHMLSDVLALVVALVAERFARRTHATQKNTFGWIRAEVMGALVNAIFLTGLCFAILLEAIERFIEPHEMQQPLVVLGVGVAGLLVNVMGLCLFHHHSGFGNDSGHGHSHGGHGHPKGARGKSNRTGSSDNSVTPGEQRPEQEETNTLVSNSSSSNGLKLDRPDPEKSRNDAVEVQVNGNLIREPDHMELEDDNKAGQLNMRGVFLHVFGDALGSVIVVVNALVFYFSWKGCPKGEFCVNPCIPDPCKAFVEIINSTHATVYEAGPCWVLYLDPTLCIVMVCILLYTTYPLLKESALILLQTVPKQIDIKNLIKELRDVEGVEEVHELHVWQLAGSRIIATAHIKCEDPTSYMQVAKIIKDVFHNHGIHATTIQPEFASVGSKSSVVPCELACRTQCALKQCCGTRPQAPSGKDAEKAPTVSISCLELSDNLEKKPKRTKAESIPAVVIEIKKMPNKQPESSL, from the exons ATGGGGTGCTGGGGTCGGAACCGGGGCCGGCTGCTGTGCATGCTGATGCTGACCTTCATGTTCATGGTGCTGGAGGTGGTGGTGAGCCGGGTGACCTCGTCCCTGGCGATGCTCTCCGACTCCTTCCACATGCTGTCGGACGTGCTGGCGCTGGTGGTGGCGCTGGTGGCTGAGCGCTTCGCCCGGCGGACCCACGCCACCCAGAAGAACACGTTCGGCTGGATCCGGGCCGAAGTGATGGGGGCTCTGGTGAACGCCATCTTCCTGACCGGCCTCTGCTTCGCCATCCTGCTGGAGGCCATCGAGCGCTTCATCGAGCCGCACGAGATGCAGCAGCCGCTGGTGGTCCTCGGGGTCGGCGTGGCCGGGCTGCTGGTCAACGTGATGGGGCTCTGCCTCTTCCACCATCACAGCGGCTTCGGCAACGATTCCGGCCACGGCCACTCGCACGGGGGTCACGGCCACCCCAAGGGGGCCCGCGGCAAGAGCAACCGCACCGGGAGCAGCGACAACAGCGTGACCCCAGGCGAGCAGAGGCCCGAGCAGGAGGAGACCAACACCCTAGTGTCCAATAGCAGCAGCTCCAACGGGCTGAAACTGGACCGGCCAG atCCAGAAAAGTCCAGAAATGATGCAGTGGAAGTACAAGTGAATGGGAATCTTATCAGAGAACCTGACCATATGGAATTGGAAGATGATAATAAGGCTGGACAACTTAACATGCGTGGAGTTTTCCTGCATGTCTTTGGAGATGCTTTGGGTTCAGTGATTGTAGTAGTAAATGCCTTGGTCTTTTACTTTTCTTGGAAGGGTTGTCCTAAAGGGGAGTTTTGTGTGAATCCATGTATCCCTGACCCCTGCAAAGCATTTGTAGAAATAATTAATAGTACTCATGCAACAGTTTATGAAGCTGGTCCTTGCTGGGTGCTATATTTAGATCCAACTCTTTGCATTGTAATGGTTTGTATACTTCTTTACACAACTTATCCGTTACTTAAGGAATCTGCTCTTATTCTTCTACAAACTGTTCCTAAACAAATTGATATCAAAAATTTGATAAAAGAACTTCGAGATGTTGAAGGAGTTGAGGAAGTTCATGAATTACATGTTTGGCAACTGGCTGGAAGCAGAATCATTGCCACTGCTCACATAAAATGTGAAGACCCGACATCATACATGCAGGTGGCCAAAATCATTAAGGACGTTTTTCATAATCACGGAATTCACGCTACTACCATCCAGCCTGAATTTGCTAGTGTAGGCTCTAAATCAAGTGTAGTCCCGTGTGAACTTGCCTGCAGAACTCAGTGTGCTTTGAAGCAATGCTGTGGGACCCGGCCACAAGCCCCTTCTGgaaaggatgcagaaaaggcccCGACAGTTAGCATTTCCTGTTTAGAACTTAGCGACAATCTAGAGAAGAAGCCCAAGAGGACTAAAGCTGAAAGCATCCCTGCTGTTGtgatagagattaaaaaaatgccAAACAAACAACCTGAATCATCTTTGTGA